One segment of Gemmatimonadaceae bacterium DNA contains the following:
- the rho gene encoding transcription termination factor Rho: MTERRRPAPGRGPRSPRKSAQGDEPNPYKDSGDAPAAVKSAVKSAPASRTAEGAAPEKKPRASRAKKPPAADATVETPPPPVVAAPVAADPAPRADAREPRAPRERTPRERPPREPRTPAADAQTEPRTEPRAEPVVQDSAPSSDTAVDRVAERGPERNADRPVDRNERRGRFQRRRGRGRNRFREGAEGGDAPAAHNAPRHERGPRPDRNNGNNSNNNNTDRQQPRNERHERGPRPERQDRQDRGVEQPGSSIVTAEATITGWYDPARGDGGFIRRGSASYLPTPGDPFIPGWLARQFQLRRADLITAAWGHDQRRRPTVCEITSINEMAPDPNVRRKDFKSLTASYPNKRLTLETGRPAKVGPEITRRAIDLIAPIGYGQRALIVAPARAGKTTLLQAITEGVHLNHPDAILMLLLVDERPEEVSEAISWEVGEVIASSFDQPAQRHVDVTEIVTERAHRLVEMGKDVVIVLDSITRMGRAFNTANRGTGRTMSGGLDANAMAKPKAFFGSARNVAPEDGGGSLTIIATALVETGSRMDDVIFEEFKGTGNCEIKLDRGLAERRIFPAIDIPASGTRREEKLYKPEQVQSIYMLRRGLQQMPPMGAMEWLIKRIAATPNNDALLAGL, translated from the coding sequence ATGACCGAGCGTCGCCGCCCCGCCCCGGGGCGCGGTCCGCGTTCCCCGCGCAAGTCCGCGCAGGGCGACGAGCCGAACCCGTACAAAGACAGTGGTGACGCGCCCGCCGCGGTGAAGTCCGCGGTGAAGTCCGCGCCGGCTTCCAGAACCGCGGAGGGCGCCGCCCCCGAGAAGAAGCCCCGGGCGTCGAGAGCAAAGAAGCCGCCGGCCGCCGACGCGACGGTCGAGACGCCGCCCCCGCCGGTGGTTGCTGCACCGGTGGCAGCAGACCCCGCCCCTCGCGCCGATGCACGCGAGCCGAGAGCCCCCCGTGAGCGCACACCGCGCGAGCGGCCCCCCCGCGAGCCGCGCACGCCGGCTGCCGACGCCCAGACCGAGCCGCGCACCGAGCCGCGTGCCGAGCCGGTGGTGCAGGACAGCGCGCCATCTTCGGACACCGCAGTCGATCGAGTGGCCGAGCGCGGACCGGAGCGGAACGCGGACCGTCCGGTCGACCGCAACGAGCGACGGGGGCGGTTCCAGCGCCGGCGCGGGCGCGGTCGCAACCGCTTCCGTGAGGGCGCCGAAGGTGGTGACGCGCCGGCCGCGCACAACGCGCCGCGTCACGAGCGTGGGCCGCGACCGGATCGCAACAACGGCAACAACAGCAACAACAACAACACCGATCGGCAGCAGCCCCGGAACGAGCGCCATGAGCGCGGACCGCGGCCGGAGCGGCAGGACCGCCAGGATCGTGGCGTCGAGCAGCCGGGATCGAGCATCGTCACCGCCGAGGCGACGATCACGGGGTGGTACGACCCCGCGCGTGGCGACGGCGGATTCATCCGCCGCGGTTCCGCGAGCTACCTGCCCACGCCGGGCGACCCGTTCATCCCCGGTTGGCTGGCGCGCCAGTTCCAGCTCCGGCGTGCGGACCTGATCACCGCCGCCTGGGGCCACGACCAGCGTCGTCGCCCGACGGTGTGCGAGATCACGTCGATCAACGAGATGGCGCCGGACCCGAACGTGCGCCGCAAGGATTTCAAGAGCCTCACCGCCTCGTACCCGAACAAGCGTCTGACGCTCGAGACGGGGCGGCCGGCGAAGGTGGGGCCGGAGATCACGCGTCGCGCCATCGACCTCATCGCGCCGATCGGCTATGGCCAGCGCGCGCTCATCGTGGCGCCGGCACGGGCCGGCAAGACGACGCTGCTGCAGGCGATCACCGAGGGAGTGCACCTGAACCACCCCGACGCGATCCTGATGCTGCTGCTGGTGGACGAGCGCCCCGAGGAAGTGAGCGAGGCGATCTCATGGGAAGTCGGTGAGGTCATCGCCTCGAGCTTCGACCAGCCGGCACAGCGCCATGTGGACGTGACCGAGATCGTGACCGAGCGGGCGCATCGCCTGGTGGAGATGGGCAAGGATGTGGTGATCGTGCTGGACTCGATCACCCGCATGGGTCGCGCCTTCAACACCGCCAACCGGGGCACCGGCCGCACGATGTCCGGCGGCCTTGACGCGAACGCGATGGCGAAGCCCAAGGCCTTCTTCGGCTCGGCGCGCAACGTGGCACCGGAGGACGGCGGTGGCAGCCTCACGATCATCGCCACCGCGCTGGTCGAGACCGGCTCGCGCATGGACGACGTGATCTTCGAGGAGTTCAAGGGCACGGGCAACTGCGAGATCAAGCTCGATCGCGGCCTCGCCGAACGGCGCATCTTCCCGGCCATCGACATCCCGGCCAGCGGAACACGGCGCGAGGAAAAGCTCTATAAGCCGGAGCAGGTGCAGTCGATCTACATGCTGCGCCGCGGACTGCAGCAGATGCCGCCGATGGGGGCGATGGAATGGCTGATCAAGCGCATCGCGGCAACACCGAACAACGACGCGCTACTGGCCGGACTTTGA